In Streptomyces sp. NBC_01551, one DNA window encodes the following:
- a CDS encoding iron-containing redox enzyme family protein has product MCTNPKPSLDDGLLAALHSLAGLRADELTLLCDDYAFRGELAALCDASTERAYGHGDRAALEEVHAALALIHDGEFRAPTLDEVDHERQTILRDVGARLERAVLGHELSRISEDSVTGHPTTGPEYVRWLKTVVSEHPAGWHPLYHRHLAESGSREDLRLLLAQETSLDPRFDDILAFMQIGRQGAEKLEIAANYWDEMGNGDPARVHSALFGQALDAVGADPSYIRDSFLLEAGISGNVSACLALSRRHYHKAVGYFGVTEYLAPRRFRCVVDAWRRHGLDEVGIVYHDLHIGVDAQHAAGWFKNVVHPLLRADPRAGREIALGAMIRLNTSADYLDALLGRMSAATPAAV; this is encoded by the coding sequence ATGTGTACGAACCCCAAACCCTCCCTGGACGACGGCCTGCTCGCCGCGCTGCACTCACTGGCCGGCCTCCGCGCCGACGAGCTGACCCTCCTGTGCGACGACTACGCGTTCCGCGGTGAACTCGCCGCCCTGTGCGACGCGTCGACCGAGCGCGCCTACGGCCACGGCGACCGCGCCGCGCTGGAAGAGGTGCACGCGGCGCTCGCCCTGATCCACGACGGGGAGTTCCGCGCCCCCACCCTCGACGAGGTCGACCACGAACGGCAGACGATCCTGCGCGACGTCGGCGCCCGGCTGGAGCGGGCCGTGCTCGGTCACGAACTGTCCCGGATATCCGAGGACAGCGTCACCGGCCACCCCACCACCGGCCCCGAGTACGTCCGCTGGCTCAAGACGGTGGTCAGCGAGCACCCCGCGGGCTGGCATCCCCTCTACCACCGGCACCTGGCCGAGTCCGGCTCCCGCGAGGACCTGCGGCTGCTGCTCGCGCAGGAGACCAGCCTCGACCCGCGCTTCGACGACATCCTCGCCTTCATGCAGATCGGCCGGCAGGGCGCGGAGAAGCTGGAGATCGCCGCGAACTACTGGGACGAGATGGGCAACGGCGACCCGGCCCGCGTGCACTCCGCGCTGTTCGGGCAGGCCCTCGACGCGGTCGGCGCCGACCCCTCGTACATCCGGGACTCCTTCCTGCTGGAGGCCGGGATCTCCGGGAACGTATCGGCCTGCCTGGCCCTGTCCCGGCGGCACTACCACAAGGCCGTCGGCTACTTCGGCGTCACCGAGTACCTCGCGCCGCGCCGGTTCCGGTGCGTGGTGGACGCCTGGCGGCGCCACGGCCTGGACGAGGTCGGCATCGTCTACCACGACCTGCACATCGGGGTGGACGCGCAGCACGCGGCGGGCTGGTTCAAGAACGTGGTGCACCCGCTGCTGCGGGCCGACCCGCGCGCCGGCCGCGAGATCGCCCTGGGCGCGATGATCCGCCTCAACACCTCGGCGGACTACCTCGACGCCCTCCTGGGGCGGATGTCCGCCGCGACCCCCGCCGCGGTCTGA
- a CDS encoding 2OG-Fe dioxygenase family protein, with protein MALGPEGFSVIGLPEAPSDVAASYDDLPVDAHMGNGTRSKRFSQYRLSHTPGTGWTFELLPHRDYTAFKKFNAVGGGMRRAYEPVAVDFTPLIAAGLDTLDLDPGEHWQLNLHQNRTRAEPGRPGPLTPEGIHHDGHEFVMIGVLRRERVGGGETRLWKPGADRPLWTGTLQPGQAVLLDDRALAHDVTDVVSAADGPGHRDIFIVAFSRWSEKWYGDAHDAAALAQDDN; from the coding sequence ATGGCGCTCGGCCCCGAGGGATTCTCCGTCATCGGCCTTCCCGAGGCCCCGTCCGACGTGGCGGCGAGCTACGACGACCTGCCCGTCGACGCCCACATGGGCAACGGGACCCGGTCCAAGCGGTTCTCCCAGTACCGCCTCTCGCACACCCCCGGGACCGGCTGGACCTTCGAGCTGCTCCCGCACCGGGACTACACCGCGTTCAAGAAGTTCAACGCCGTCGGCGGCGGCATGCGCCGCGCGTACGAACCGGTCGCGGTCGACTTCACCCCCCTGATCGCCGCCGGCCTCGACACCCTGGACCTCGACCCGGGCGAGCACTGGCAGCTCAACCTGCACCAGAACCGCACCCGCGCCGAACCCGGCCGCCCGGGCCCCCTCACCCCCGAGGGCATCCACCACGACGGGCACGAGTTCGTGATGATCGGCGTACTGCGCCGCGAACGCGTGGGCGGCGGCGAGACCCGGCTGTGGAAGCCGGGCGCCGACCGGCCCCTGTGGACCGGGACGCTGCAACCCGGCCAGGCCGTGCTGCTCGACGACCGGGCCCTCGCGCACGACGTCACCGACGTCGTCAGCGCCGCCGACGGGCCGGGCCACCGCGACATCTTCATCGTGGCGTTCTCCCGCTGGAGCGAGAAGTGGTACGGCGACGCGCACGACGCGGCCGCGCTCGCCCAGGACGACAACTGA
- a CDS encoding diiron oxygenase yields MCGIVGLFVGCSALAYCPRKALSGPGAPTAGAGGTEGTAEADGIGPAAPDPSGDESYTSPFARWWDRSSVRQAPRRTLDEPSSEAVRYFSPDLVPVARHPLIAQLRPEVFDQVLIQHLYRYLDFTAKLETLVVNRTVLGIAGGSVGVELPEEMRFDAYKIYCDEAYHALFSVDLMRQVRDRTGIAPRLPAQPYFLRRLEEIQSTLAPEHRALAELIFVTVSETLISASLAEIPADDDVMPAVRDTIRDHAMDEGRHHAYFATFLRYLWAGLGRAERRQAALLAPRLIDAFLRPDTDAIREELLGYGLSRDSAEQVLAEVYDECTVAAHTRMTSKRTLHYFTSLDVLDDPRVEQEFRTYGLL; encoded by the coding sequence ATGTGCGGGATAGTTGGGCTCTTCGTTGGATGCTCCGCCCTCGCCTACTGCCCCCGCAAGGCACTCTCCGGCCCCGGCGCCCCCACGGCCGGGGCAGGTGGGACGGAGGGGACGGCCGAGGCGGACGGCATCGGCCCGGCCGCCCCGGACCCGTCCGGCGACGAGTCGTACACCAGCCCCTTCGCGCGCTGGTGGGACCGCTCCTCCGTGCGCCAGGCACCACGCCGGACGCTCGACGAGCCCTCCTCGGAGGCCGTCCGCTACTTCTCCCCCGACCTCGTGCCCGTCGCCCGGCACCCGCTCATCGCGCAGCTGCGGCCGGAGGTGTTCGACCAGGTGCTCATCCAGCACCTGTACCGGTACCTCGACTTCACGGCCAAGCTGGAGACCCTGGTGGTCAACCGCACCGTCCTCGGCATCGCGGGCGGCTCCGTCGGGGTCGAACTGCCCGAGGAGATGCGCTTCGACGCGTACAAGATCTACTGCGACGAGGCGTACCACGCGCTGTTCTCGGTGGACCTGATGCGCCAGGTCCGGGACCGCACCGGGATCGCGCCCCGGCTGCCCGCGCAGCCGTACTTCCTGCGGCGGCTGGAGGAGATCCAGAGCACGCTCGCCCCGGAACACCGGGCCCTCGCCGAGCTGATCTTCGTCACGGTCTCGGAGACCCTGATCTCGGCCAGCCTCGCCGAGATCCCCGCGGACGACGACGTGATGCCCGCCGTCCGCGACACGATCCGCGACCACGCCATGGACGAGGGCCGCCACCACGCCTACTTCGCCACGTTCCTGCGCTACCTGTGGGCCGGGCTGGGCCGGGCCGAGCGCAGACAGGCCGCGCTGCTCGCGCCCCGCCTGATCGACGCCTTCCTGCGGCCGGACACCGACGCCATCCGCGAGGAGCTGCTGGGGTACGGGCTGTCCCGGGACTCGGCCGAGCAGGTCCTGGCGGAGGTCTACGACGAGTGCACCGTCGCCGCGCACACCCGGATGACCTCGAAGCGGACCCTGCACTACTTCACCTCGCTGGACGTCCTCGACGACCCGCGGGTGGAGCAGGAGTTCCGTACGTACGGCCTGCTCTGA
- a CDS encoding ABC transporter permease, which yields MRAMARIGAAEILKQHRRMSGSNLVFFSMLLWPLLQLLTTYYTVRPVVGGAAGSNWSAAADPQQLLAFLATGALGFSFFFALVQSAWHFSFERQTGTLELLFLSPVPRLVMVVANGFGALLQNAWLFLCFSLTLFLVTDVVRPAHPAMFLVAFLALLLPAVAWGAFLNSLLIFSRDSAFLFTIFDDPMAFASGARIPVTALPGGIAAIGTVLPLTGSLRVVRGALLEGKDVGDLAGTLASLAAVTVALLLLASLMLRLGERRAQRTGQLRLF from the coding sequence ATGAGGGCGATGGCACGCATCGGCGCCGCCGAGATCCTCAAGCAGCACCGCAGGATGAGCGGCAGCAACCTGGTGTTCTTCTCGATGCTGCTGTGGCCCCTGCTCCAGCTGCTCACCACGTACTACACGGTGCGGCCGGTCGTGGGCGGCGCGGCGGGCTCGAACTGGTCGGCCGCCGCCGACCCCCAGCAGCTGCTCGCGTTCCTGGCGACGGGCGCGCTCGGCTTCTCGTTCTTCTTCGCGCTCGTCCAGTCCGCCTGGCACTTCTCCTTCGAGCGGCAGACCGGAACCCTGGAACTCCTCTTCCTGTCGCCGGTGCCCCGCCTGGTCATGGTCGTCGCCAACGGCTTCGGGGCCCTGCTGCAGAACGCCTGGCTGTTCCTCTGCTTCAGCCTGACGCTGTTCCTGGTGACCGACGTGGTCAGGCCGGCCCATCCGGCGATGTTCCTGGTGGCGTTCCTGGCGCTGCTGCTGCCGGCCGTGGCCTGGGGCGCGTTCCTCAACAGCCTGCTGATCTTCTCGCGGGACTCGGCCTTCCTCTTCACGATCTTCGACGACCCCATGGCGTTCGCGTCCGGGGCGCGGATCCCCGTCACGGCCCTGCCCGGCGGGATCGCCGCGATCGGGACCGTACTGCCGCTGACCGGGAGCCTGCGGGTCGTCCGCGGGGCGCTGCTGGAGGGCAAGGACGTCGGCGACCTCGCCGGGACGCTCGCGAGCCTCGCCGCCGTCACCGTCGCGCTGCTGCTCCTCGCCTCGCTGATGCTCCGCCTCGGCGAGCGCCGCGCCCAGCGGACGGGCCAGCTCCGGCTCTTCTGA
- a CDS encoding ABC transporter ATP-binding protein — MTQGIVVRDLRKTFAVRERMFGPRTVKTAVDGLSFTVPRGRVTGLLGLNGAGKTTTIKMLSTLLRPTSGSVTVDGLSTVADARAVRRSINLIAGGERMVYARMTGRENLRYFGILYGVPEQVLRERAGELLDLVGLTEAADTVVERYSRGMTQRLAIARGLINDPDYLLLDEPTLGLDAPIARDLRKVVARLAADGKGVLLTSHYLAEVEELCEHVHVVSKGRMLAEGSPATITAATGCHGTVTVTVPSPSAAVNTAIADFATRVDARVSGRSMEDGALSVTLSHPDDIAGPLVTEIVAAGGAVASLSVGTPSLEDAILALGDSTAAPAAAAQGVPA; from the coding sequence GTGACCCAAGGAATCGTCGTCCGCGACCTGCGCAAGACGTTCGCCGTCCGCGAGCGCATGTTCGGCCCCCGCACGGTGAAGACGGCCGTGGACGGCCTCTCGTTCACCGTGCCGCGCGGCCGGGTCACCGGGCTCCTCGGCCTGAACGGCGCAGGCAAGACCACCACCATCAAGATGCTGTCCACGCTGCTGCGGCCCACCTCGGGCTCGGTCACCGTGGACGGGCTCTCGACGGTGGCCGACGCCCGCGCCGTGCGCCGCAGCATCAACCTGATCGCGGGCGGCGAGCGCATGGTCTACGCGCGCATGACCGGCCGCGAGAACCTGCGCTACTTCGGCATCCTGTACGGGGTCCCCGAGCAGGTGCTGCGCGAGCGTGCCGGGGAGCTACTGGACCTCGTCGGCCTGACGGAGGCCGCCGACACCGTCGTCGAGCGCTACTCGCGGGGCATGACCCAGCGCCTGGCGATCGCCCGCGGCCTGATCAACGACCCCGACTACCTGCTGCTGGACGAGCCCACCCTCGGCCTCGACGCGCCCATCGCCCGCGACCTGCGCAAGGTCGTCGCCCGGCTGGCCGCCGACGGCAAGGGGGTCCTGCTCACCTCCCACTACCTCGCCGAGGTGGAGGAGCTGTGCGAGCACGTCCACGTCGTCTCCAAGGGCCGGATGCTCGCCGAGGGCAGCCCCGCCACGATCACCGCCGCCACCGGCTGCCACGGCACGGTGACCGTGACCGTGCCGAGCCCCTCGGCCGCCGTCAACACCGCCATCGCCGACTTCGCCACCCGGGTGGACGCCCGGGTCTCCGGCCGGTCGATGGAGGACGGCGCGCTCAGCGTGACCCTCAGCCACCCCGACGACATCGCGGGCCCGCTGGTCACCGAGATCGTGGCGGCGGGCGGAGCGGTCGCTTCCCTGTCCGTGGGCACTCCCTCGCTCGAGGACGCCATCCTCGCCCTCGGGGACTCCACCGCGGCCCCGGCGGCCGCCGCCCAGGGAGTGCCGGCATGA